One Spinacia oleracea cultivar Varoflay chromosome 4, BTI_SOV_V1, whole genome shotgun sequence DNA segment encodes these proteins:
- the LOC130471323 gene encoding uncharacterized protein: protein MALKLDITKAYDSLEWDFIRETLLFFDFPNLLINLIMSCITSSSISVLWNGEICDPFTPSRGIRQGDPLSSYIFVLCLDRLSTMIEDLVNQGHWKPIALTKNIKISHVFYADDVFLFSNASVDNMNVVMSLLEQFGNMSGLKLSLTKSTLIFPKSLNHNIRRDIAGNYGIKISSSFGKYLGVDIRPHKLRINNYKGLLDKTMDRIRGWQAKLLNMAGRCTLIRSVLSSFPLYAMQTSLIPSNITYAIEKCCRKFLWNKVDRSNYMARLAWDKVTLPTNVGGLGIRRLKDWNLAFMAKLGWTILDKPDKLWVRILKEKYLKNSNLLNSMPNYNQSPLWRDILRGNHILQKGLIIGIGNGRNTSIWYHHWVGEAPLYTLEDIKIPELKAHWFVNRIIRNGKWYLDEIQHLLPTHIKDLILAYPLSNNMDE from the coding sequence ATGGCGTTAAAATTGGATATTACGAAAGCTTATGATAGCTTAGAATGGGATTTCATAAGAGAAACTTTATTGTTTTTTGACTTCCCAAACCTTCTCATTAATCTGATCATGTCTTGTATTACCTCGTCTTCTATTTCCGTTCTTTGGAATGGAGAAATTTGTGATCCTTTCACTCCTTCCAGGGGAATtaggcaaggggatcctctttCTTCTTATATTTTTGTCCTTTGTTTGGATAGACTTTCTACTATGATTGAGGATTTGGTTAATCAGGGTCATTGGAAACCTATAGCTTTgaccaaaaatattaaaatttctcATGTTTTTTATGCGGATgacgtttttctttttagtaATGCTTCGGTGGATAATATGAATGTAGTAATGTCTTTATTGGAACAATTTGGGAATATGTCAGGGTTAAAATTAAGTCTCACCAAATCAActcttatttttcctaaatCCCTTAATCATAATATAAGAAGAGACATAGCTGGTAATTATGGCATTAAGATTTCTTCCTCTTTTGGTAAATATTTGGGGGTGGATATTAGACCTCATAAGCTAagaattaataattacaaaggTCTGTTGGATAAAACGATGGATAGAATAAGAGGTTGGCAAGCTAAGCTTTTGAATATGGCTGGACGTTGTACTTTAATTAGATCAGTTCTTAGCTCTTTTCCTCTTTATGCCATGCAAACTTCTCTAATTCCTTCCAACATTACCTATGCTATTGAAAAATGTTGTAGAAAATTTCTTTGGAACAAGGTGGATAGAAGTAATTATATGGCAAGATTAGCTTGGGATAAAGTTACTCTTCCTACTAATGTTGGAGGGTTGGGAATTAGAAGATTGAAGGATTGGAATCTGGCGTTTATGGCAAAACTAGGATGGACTATTCTTGATAAACCAGATAAATTGTGGGTAAGAATTTTAAAGGAGAAGTATCTAAAGAATTCAAACCTTTTAAACTCTATGCCTAACTACAATCAATCTCCCTTATGGAGAGATATCCTTAGGGGCAATCATATTCTTCAAAAGGGTTTAATCATAGGAATTGGTAATGGTAGGAACACTTCTATTTGGTATCATCATTGGGTAGGGGAAGCACCTCTTTATACCCTTGAGGATATTAAAATTCCAGAGTTGAAAGCCCATTGGTTTGTCAATAGAATCATTAGAAATGGAAAGTGGTATCTTGATGAGATTCAACATCTTCTTCCTACTCATATTAAGGATCTTATTCTAGCTTACCCCCTTTCAAATAATATGGATGAATAG
- the LOC110792078 gene encoding probable carboxylesterase 18, with protein MATKTTQTLSLPFKTRFQVSVLSFVTDIVRRNNGTINRRIINLLDRRVPPNPTPYNSVSTHNVVFDPSNNLWFRLFVPHHTDAVASLPVIVFFHGGGFSLLSAASNVYDAVCRRFARKLNAVVCSVEYRLSPEHKLPCQYDDGFAVLKFLDNPQNLRDIPHWPENADVSTVFIAGDSAGGNLAHHLTVNYAKSSSSFNLLKVAGLINIQPYFGGKERVDSEVELEGMPVVSMERTEWLWKAFLPEGQDCDHWAVNVSGPNAVDISGLKLPPILLFVGGFDPLKDWQKRYYEWLRRNGKDVKLVEYSTAIHAFYVFPELPQANLLFAEIKEFIIKKQNSTVR; from the coding sequence ATGGCAACCAAAACAACCCAAACTCTCTCCTTACCCTTCAAAACACGTTTTCAAGTCTCAGTCCTCAGCTTCGTCACGGACATCGTCCGTCGCAATAACGGCACCATCAACCGCCGTATTATTAACCTTCTAGACCGCCGTGTACCTCCCAACCCAACCCCGTACAACTCCGTCTCCACTCACAACGTTGTTTTCGACCCTTCCAACAACCTCTGGTTCCGCCTCTTCGTCCCTCACCATACCGACGCCGTTGCATCCCTCCCGGTCATCGTCTTCTTCCACGGCGGAGGCTTTTCACTCCTCAGCGCCGCTTCTAATGTTTACGACGCTGTCTGCCGCCGCTTCGCTCGTAAACTTAACGCCGTCGTTTGCTCAGTCGAGTACCGTCTCTCGCCGGAGCACAAACTTCCCTGCCAGTACGACGACGGTTTCGCTGTCCTCAAATTCCTCGACAATCCTCAAAACCTTCGCGACATCCCTCACTGGCCAGAAAACGCTGATGTATCGACCGTCTTCATCGCCGGAGATTCAGCCGGCGGTAACCTCGCGCACCACCTCACTGTCAACTACGCCAAATCCTCCTCCTCCTTCAATCTCCTCAAAGTTGCCGGGCTCATCAACATCCAACCGTATTTCGGCGGGAAGGAACGAGTCGACTCAGAAGTTGAACTCGAAGGGATGCCAGTAGTTTCGATGGAGAGAACTGAGTGGTTATGGAAGGCTTTCTTGCCAGAAGGACAAGATTGCGATCATTGGGCCGTGAATGTAAGTGGGCCCAATGCGGTGGATATAAGTGGGCTTAAACTCCCACCCATATTATTGTTTGTTGGTGGGTTTGACCCGTTGAAGGATTGGCAAAAGAGGTATTATGAATGGTTGAGAAGGAATGGAAAAGATGTGAAGTTGGTGGAGTATTCTACTGCAATTCATGCTTTCTACGTTTTTCCGGAATTGCCTCAGGCTAATTTGTTGTTTGCTGAGATTAAAGAGTTTATTATTAAGAAGCAAAATTCTACAGTTAGGTGA
- the LOC110792081 gene encoding uncharacterized protein — MGLFREALDDCRLQDLGVFGKPFTWWNKQADEFAVFERLDRGVASLEWMELMPHIGVSHMVSDKSDHVPINVTYMPNSGERRKRKKVSRFEDMWLTSPECEKVVRDAWTNATGLWNANDVLEKIKVCGKTLQGWDAREFGNITNKISKARKKMAVIDGCAPSPEMVQERKEVCEEIDKLLMLEESMWRQRSRVANMKQGDQNTKYFHMKATGRRKRNTIKGVRRENGEWVRGHEEITDAVIEYFTKLFTSISPHSMELAMQGLERRVTDEMNVTLSKPFD, encoded by the coding sequence ATGGGACTCTTTCGTGAAGCATTAGATGACTGCAGGCTCCAGGACCTGGGTGTTTTTGGGAAGCCTTTTACCTGGTGGAACAAACAAGCAGACGAGTTTGCGGTTTTTGAGAGACTAGATAGGGGTGTCGCGTCTCTGGAATGGATGGAGCTAATGCCCCATATTGGCGTATCACATATGGTAAGTGACAAGTCAGACCACGTGCCGATTAATGTCACGTATATGCCAAATAGTGGAGAgaggagaaaaagaaagaaggtGTCCAGATTCGAGGATATGTGGCTCACCTCACCCGAATGTGAGAAGGTCGTAAGAGACGCCTGGACAAATGCCACGGGTCTGTGGAACGCCAACGATGTTCTGGAAAAAATAAAAGTGTGTGGGAAAACATTACAGGGGTGGGACGCCAGGGAGTTCGGTAATATAACGAACAAGATAAGCAAAGCCAGGAAAAAGATGGCAGTGATAGATGGGTGTGCACCAAGCCCAGAGATGGTCCAAGAGAGAAAGGAAGTTTGCGAGGAGATTGACAAGCTTTTAATGCTGGAAGAGTCGATGTGGAGGCAGAGATCGAGGGTGGCAAATATGAAACAAGGAGACCAAAACACTAAGTACTTCCATATGAAAGCAACTGGAAGGCGTAAAAGAAATACCATCAAGGGAGTCCGAAGGGAGAATGGGGAGTGGGTTCGAGGGCACGAGGAGATAACAGACGCTGTAATAGAGTACTTCACGAAGCTCTTCACCTCCATCTCACCGCACTCAATGGAGCTGGCTATGCAGGGCCTCGAAAGGAGGGTAACAGACGAGATGAATGTGACCTTATCAAAACCTTTCGATTAG